The region GAGTTCCTGGGAGCCGGACGTGATGCCGATTTCGAAATAACTCATGCCCGTCTCCACCATCAGCTGGGCAAGCTCGGGATCAAGGTTGTCGGCGCGGATGTAGGCAGCCCAACGGATCCCCGACAGCCCCTCGGCTTTGATGGCTCTCAATAGGTCCTTGGCATCCTCGATGTAGCGACGTGCCGGGATGAACTGCGCATCGGTGAACCAGAAGCCACGGACGCCACGGTCGTAGAGCTGGCGCATCTCCTTCACCACCTCCTCCACCGGGTTGAGGCGCACCTGCTTCCCCTCCACCACGGTGTAAACGCAGTAACAACAGTTGTGAGGGCAGCCGCGTTTGGTCTGAACACCCACGTAGAAGTCGCCGCCCTCGAGGTACCAATCGAGCTGAGGCCAGATCGAAGCGATGTAGTCGTAATTGCAGGCGGTTTTGGGGCGACTTTCCGGCTGCTCGTGAATCAGGCCTGAGCGGGGCGGCTCACCCACAACGAAACAACGCTCTCCGTCCAGGGACTCACCCTGAATCAACTTTTCGAGCAGAGGCTCCCCCTCGCCGATGGAGACGATCGTGCCCTCCGGCAGCGACTTGCTCAACTGCTCGTAGAACACGCTGACGGCGCCACCCCCCAGCACGGCGCGAGCGGCTGGATGGTGGCGACGGGCCTGACGAAGACCGGATCGCACCAAACCTTGATTACGGAACAACTCTCCGTAATGGCTTGTCATCAGCCGCAGTCCACCAAGGGCACCGTGCAGGCGCTTGAGCGGATTGCGGGCGTAAAAAACTTCGAAGGAGTTCTGAAGGGGGTTACCGCCACGGCCGTCGACCGGTGCGTAGATCTGAATGTCCCTCCATGAGAACACCAATAGCGTGGGGCGGAACTGATCCACGGTGGAGATCAGCACCCTCTGGACGTCAAGAACTGGCAGTGCCGCCAGATCAAGGATGCGCTGCGGCATCCCGGGAAAACATTTATGGAGATGATCCGCCAGGTAGATCGGACCGATCGGGAAAATTGGATTGCAGGGCAGCCGCACCAGCAGCACCCGTTCCTGATTTGGGGACAACGCAGCTGCTGCAGGGCCTTTTGGACGCTAACAAGCGCGATGACGAACGGCGCTCAACCATCCTTCACATTTGCTTTGTAAACGGGCGTACACACCTCTCAACCTTCCGTTACATTGGTGTGAGGCAGGGCACACCTGCCCTTCCTTAAACCGTTCCTTCGGGAACACTTCTTTCCGTTCTCATGACCACCACCCTCCAGCAGCGCTCCGGCGCTTCCAGCTGGCAGGCTTTCTGCGAGTGGGTCACCTCCACCAACAACCGTCTGTATGTCGGTTGGTTCGGTGTGCTGATGATCCCCACCCTGCTGGCTGCCACCATCTGCTTCGTCATCGCTTTCGTCGCCGCTCCTCCGGTTGACATCGATGGCATCCGCGAGCCCGTCGCTGGCTCCCTTATTTACGGCAACAACATCATCTCCGGTGCTG is a window of Synechococcus sp. A15-24 DNA encoding:
- a CDS encoding photosystem II high light acclimation radical SAM protein — translated: MSPNQERVLLVRLPCNPIFPIGPIYLADHLHKCFPGMPQRILDLAALPVLDVQRVLISTVDQFRPTLLVFSWRDIQIYAPVDGRGGNPLQNSFEVFYARNPLKRLHGALGGLRLMTSHYGELFRNQGLVRSGLRQARRHHPAARAVLGGGAVSVFYEQLSKSLPEGTIVSIGEGEPLLEKLIQGESLDGERCFVVGEPPRSGLIHEQPESRPKTACNYDYIASIWPQLDWYLEGGDFYVGVQTKRGCPHNCCYCVYTVVEGKQVRLNPVEEVVKEMRQLYDRGVRGFWFTDAQFIPARRYIEDAKDLLRAIKAEGLSGIRWAAYIRADNLDPELAQLMVETGMSYFEIGITSGSQELVRKMRMGYNLRTVLDSCRMLADAGFQDQVSVNYSFNVIDERPETIRQTVAYHRELESIFGPDRVEPAIFFIGLQPHTHLEQYGFDQGLIKPGYNPMSMMPWTARKLLWNPEPMGSTFGRVCLEAFDQNQADFGRTVMSLLERDFGSAPLQEALRAPVSGRAALATAVS